TCACTTTTTCTGACGGGATAAGCACCTGGGGAATATATTCGCCTAGGTTGTTAATGGCAATTTCCTTTTCAAGGTACTCCTTTACTTTTTTTTCCTTTCCACTAACAGCTCTTACCACATACCACTTGAAGTCACCCATATTTAAAATGCGTTATAAAACCAAGTCATTGTGTTTTCAAACCCTAAGTCAATCAGCCCTATCATTAAGGCAAAGATCAGGGAAGCAATTAACACTAAGACCGAGCTTCTTTGCAAAGATGAATAATTCGGCCATGTCACCTTATTCTTCATCTCATCATAGGAAGCTTTGACAAACTCAACTAAATTATTCATCTTTTTAGTTTGCTTTTAGCACGGGCGGTAAGATTCGAACTCACGACCTACGGTTTTGGAGACCGTTGCTCTACCAGCTGAGCTACACCCGTATAAGTGTAAAGACTTGACTTTACAGAGAACTCCCTGGAAGCCAAGCCTTTACTGAATATTAATAATAGAGATTACTCTATGATGTCAGTAACCTGACCTGCACCTACAGTTCTACCACCTTCACGGATCGCAAATCTCAATCCTTTGTCCATCGCGATAGGGCTGATTAGCTCAACAGAGATAGAAACGTTATCTCCAGGCATAACCATCTCTACATTTTCAGGAAGAGAGATCTCACCAGTAACGTCTGTTGTTCTGAAGTAGAACTGAGGACGGTATTTCTTAAAGAAAGGAGTATGACGTCCACCTTCTTCTTTTGACAATACGTAAACCTCAGCTTTGAATTTGTGGTGAGGAGTTACAGTACCAGGCTTAGCGATTACCATCCCTCTTTTGATTTGAGCTTTTTCAATACCTCTCAAAAGAAGACCTACGTTATCACCAGCTTCACCACGGTCAAGAATCTTACGAAACATCTCAACACCAGTTACTGTAGACTTAAGGTTCTCAGCACCCATACCAAGAATATCTACAGGATCACCACTATTGATAACACCACGCTCAATTCTACCAGTAGCAACAGTACCACGACCAGTAATTGAGAATACGTCCTCAACGGGCATCAAGAAATCTTTGTCAACTAAGCGTTCAGGAAGAGGGATATACTCATCCACAGCCCCCATTAGCTCCATCACTTTCTCTACCCACTTATCTTCTCCGTTCAATGCACCAAGTGCAGAACCCTGAATTACAGGAATGTCATCACCTGGGAATTCGTAGAATGAAAGCAACTCTCTGATCTCCATCTCTACTAGCTCAAGTAGTTCTGGATCATCCACTAAGTCAACCTTATTCATGAATACTACGATTGCAGGAACACCAACCTGACGAGCCAAAAGAATGTGCTCTCTAGTCTGAGGCATAGGTCCATCAGTAGCAGCCACTACCAAGATAGCTCCATCCATCTGAGCAGCACCAGTAACCATGTTTTTCACATAGTCGGCGTGACCAGGACAGTCAACGTGAGCATAGTGACGATTTTCAGTCTGATACTCAACGTGAGCTGTATTAATTGTAATACCTCTTTCCTTCTCCTCGGGAGCATTATCAATTGTAGCAAAATCACGAAGGTCAGCCAAACCTTTATCAGCAAGCACTTTAGTGATCGCTGCGGTTAGAGTTGTTTTCCCGTGATCGACGTGACCAATTGTACCAATGTTCAAGTGTGGTTTAGAACGGTCAAAGGTTGCTTTAGCCATTTTCTAAATAAGTTACAGTTTCAAATAAATTTAAGTCATTATGGTAATGAACCTACTGCTTTTGAGCCAATGACGGGATTTGAACCCGTGACCTCTTCCTTACCAAGGAAGCACTCTACCCCTGAGCTACATCGGCTTAAGCAATGCTTAAGCATTACAAAAGAGCGGGAGACGGGGGTCGAACCCGCGACCTACAGCTTGGAAGGCTGTCGCTCTACCAACTGAGCTACTCCCGCTTAAAGCTCAAACCAAACAATTACCTTGAAAGAAAAATTCAAAATAACTATTAAAACTTGTGGGGAGAGCAGGATTCGAACCTACGAAGGCATACGCCAGCAGATTTACAGTCTGCCCCAGTTGGCCGCTTTGGTATCTCCCCAGTGATGTGTCAAAAAACTATTAAAAACAGATTTTCGTGTTTTTTAAACCCCGCTGTTTCTAATGGAAGTGCAAAAGTAAACGCTTTTTTGATTTATTCAAATTTCTAACCCAAAAGAAATAAAAAAATTTATTCTCTTAAGGAATACTCTCGTACATGGCTTTTAAACGAGGATCTTGCTCCTCATTTCTTATGCTTTCCTGCAAAGCCTGTACACTCTCCTGCTCATCAAAAAAACTCAAAGAACGATAGGCATTTAGCCTGACGTAATATTTAGGATGGTTCTTAGCATATTCTGCAAGTAGCTTTATGCCGCGTTGTTGTTCATCCTGCTGCAAATCTATTAAATATCTTGCAAAATAGTTAAGTAAGTAATACAAAGCTTCATCATTTATTTGCATAAATTTTTCAGCAAACCATGAATATCGCTCCTGAATGCTATTTTCCACATAAAAATCTGCTAGTGCAATGACAACATTAAAGTTTGAATATGCTTCGTATGCGCTAAATACCTCAAGTTTGTCATCTGCACTGGTGGTAGTGTAAGCCGCTATGGCCGAACCTACTACTGCATATGAGCTATCCTGCATACTTTCTTTGAAGAGACTTTGATAAGCCTCAGCATCCACTCCTGCCAATAGCGATAACGCATCGGCCCTAACCAGCGACTTGCTGTCTTCTTTGGTCATTTTATTCACATACTGAATATCAGCTGGGCTCAAATATTGAGGAAACACTTCTAAAGTGTTCAATGCTATTTGTCTTATCATCCAAAAGTCGTCTTTTAATGCCTGTAAGTAGAGAGAAGCAGTAGCTTCACTTACACTATCTCTGGCAAGTGCATCTAAAGCTTCTATTCTCTTGATAACATGAGCAGACTTTTTATACTGCTGTATCCACTCCTGATCTGTTTTGGTGTAATCTATTTTAGCCAAGAGAGTAGATTCAGGGTCAAAAATTACCAATTCAGGTTTTTGAGAGATATCAAAACTGTAACTTTCATCCACTTCGTCAATCAATATAGGATAGCGCTGGGATTTTCCTTTTGTCCAAACCTCAATACTTGTAGGTAATCGGTATACTGGGATTTCTTCCAGATTCTGTTGCTGGCGCACATTTACTATAAGCTTACCGCTATCATACTGCTGAGTTATTCTTAACTCCGGATGGCCAGCGGCAAGAAACCACTGGTTGAAGAACCAGTTGAGGTCTTCGCCACTTACTTCTTCAAATGCCATGCGTAGCTCATGTACTTCTACTGAGCTAAAGGCATGCTCCTCCAGGTATTGCTGTAATGCAACAAAAAAGGCTTCATCTCCCAGGTAAGCCCTTAGCATATGCAAAATACGGCTACCTTTATCATATGAGTGCCGGTCAAACATATCTTCCTGATCCTCATAGTGGAAGCGAATCAGATCTACTTTCTTTTCTTCGGCTTCAGTAAAGTAGTTTTGCCCCTGCTCCCAAAGTGTGTAAGCGGCTTCATCTTCTCCATCTTTATAGTTGCGCCAAAGATACTCCGAATAAGTGGCAAAAGATTCATTTAACGGCAGGTTAGCCCAAGATTCGCAGGTTACCAGATCTCCAAACCAGTGGTGGAATAGCTCATGAGCAATAATATTATCCCAGTCGTAGTCTAAAAGTTCTCTCCTATCTACCTGCAAACCTTCCATAAAAACTGAAGCCGTTGTATTCTCCATAGCACCAGATACAAAGTCTCTTACTACTACCTGTGCATATTTCGGCCAGGGATATTCCACTCCTAGTATGTCTGAGAAATACTCTAGCATTTCTGGGGTATGGCCAAAAATATCTTTAGCATATTTCTGGTATTCAGGCTCTACATAGTAGCTTAAACTTTTGTCGCGCCACTGATCTTCTACAATTGCAAAATCACCAATTGCCATCATAAACAGATAAGGGGCATGGGGCATATCCATTTTCCAGTAGTCAGTACGTGTCTGATCATCATTAAACTGAGAAGAAATTAAATTACCATTAGACAGAGTCTGAAAACTAGTATCTACAGTAATCAACATCTCCTGAGTAGTTCTTTCGTTAGGAGCATCTATCGTAGGAAACCAGCAGGAATTTGCCTGTGTTTCCCCTTGAGTCCAGACCTGAATGGGCTTTGGAGCCAGCTGTACGGAATCTGTTCCAATAAAATATAGCCCTTGATCTTTAGTAATAGCTTCACTTCCACCTGCATCAACCTCATCTGGATGTGCCGTATAATTTATTTCAACTATCAGATCTTCCTCTCGGGTATAAGTACGATCCAGCTCAATGTCTAGCACCTTACCATCATAATCGTAGCGCAAAGGCATTTGCCGGTCGCCTACTAAAAGGGACAGTTTATGAATTTTGAAACCCTTCGCATCCAGTTGAAGTCTTTTCTGCTCATGAAAATAAGGTCGCAGCTGCAAAGTGGCAGTACCGTCTAATGTATGAGCCTGTATATTGGGCCTTACCTCAAGTTTGGTATGTAATAAGTCAAAAGTACGGGTGCGCGAGGGCCGATAAGGTATTGGCGACTCCATTAACTCAGGCGCAGAGGGAGCCAACAGAATTTGTGTAGAATCCTGAGGAAGTGAGTCATCTGTTAAAGCTTCCAGTTCTGTTACTCTACAGGCAACATTCAGCAATAAAATAGCTACCAGACCAGCACGAAGAAAAAGCATGTATTATGGATTAATTAGAATGAAATGTTAAATTGATGCGCTGTCAAACTTTTTTAACCACGCTCTATGTCGCTAAAAGCTAGCATTAATCAGCAACGAAAATACGAAGTTGATCTAAAATCAGAACAAACACTAATTGATAATCAGCATTTTTCCTACAAGCTCACGACTTTAGATGAACATCGCTTTCATCTCCTGCTCGAACACCGCACTTATAACGTAGAAGTCGTCAAAGCAGATTACTCACGCAAAGATTTTTTGTTAAAAATTAATGGTAAACAAGTTTCTGTGCACTTACAGGATCGCTTTGATCAGCTGATTGAGGCTATGGGTATGCAGGAGGATGAGAGCATGGCAGACAAGGAAATTCATGCTCCTATGCCCGGGCTTATTTTGCAGGTACACGTACAGGAAGGTGACGAAGTAGCCCAGGGTGATCCGCTGCTTACGCTGGAAGCCATGAAAATGGAAAACCTACTCAAGTCTCCCAGCGATGGCAAAGTAAGCAGGATAGAGGTAAAAAACGGGCAGGGTGTAGAGAAGAGCCAGCTGCTCATAGTGCTTGAATAATTTTTTGCTTTTTAATATCGGTATTAGAAAAAGCGTTTTTTTGAAATCGAAGTGCTTTTGTCTATCAACTTATTTTTGGTATTTCTATATTTGCGCACAAAACCCAGTTGAATGAAATATAAAAGAATCCTATTAAAACTGAGCGGTGAAGCGCTCATGGGTAGCCAGCAATACGGTATTGACTCCGATAGGCTACAACAGTATGCTGAAGAAATAAAGAGGGTAAAAGACGCGGGCGTTGAAGTCGCCATAGTAATAGGAGGAGGAAATATCTTTAGAGGGGTACAGGCAGAGAAGTCAGGAATGGACCGTGTACAGGGAGACTACATGGGAATGCTGGCCACTGTAATTAATGCTATGGCTTTGCAGAGTGCATTGGAGAAGATTGGACTTTACACCCGCCTTATGTCTGGAATTAAGATTGAGCAGGTCTGTGAGCCTTTTATTCGCAGAAGAGCAGTTCGACATCTGGAGAAAGGAAGAGTTGTGATTTTTGGTGCCGGTATTGGTAACCCTTACTTTACTACCGACTCTACTGCCAGCCTTAGAGCTATTGAGATTGAAGCTGATGTGGTACTCAAAGGAACTCGTGTAGATGGTGTCTATTCTGCCGACCCTGAAAAGGATCCTAACGCTACTCGCTTCTCTAACATTACCTTCTCTGAAGTTTACCAGAAAGGGCTTAATGTGATGGATATGACAGCTTTTACACTTTGTCAGGAAAACAATTTACCTATCATCGTATTTGATATGAATAAACCGGGTAACCTGTACAACCTATTGAGTGGTAAAGAAGTAGGTACACTGATCAACTAGATCTGAGTCTTATTTTTTGCTCAATAAAAGATGTATTGATCCGTTAGCATAATCTACAATTGTTGATTTAATATTTAAACAATGACTGAAGAAATTCAAATGTACCTTGACGAGGCTGAGGAAAACATGCAAAAGGCAGTCAGCCATGTGATAGGAGAGTTTAAAAAAATAAGAGCTGGTAAAGCACAACCTAATATGCTGGACGGCTTGTTGGTCCAGTACTATGGCAATAATACACCTATCAACCAGGTAGCATCTATTACTACACCTGATGCACGAACTATTATGGTTAAGCCCTGGGAAAAGAACATGTTAGGTGAAATTGAGCGTGCTATCATCAATTCTGATCTAGGACTTAATCCCCAAAACGATGGTGAGGTAGTTCGTCTCAACATTCCTCCATTGACAGAAGATCGTCGTAAAGGACTGGTAAAACAGGCTAAAACCGAAGCTGAAAATGGTAAGGTAAGTGTGCGTAACATTCGTAAAGACGCCAACGACTCTATCAAAAAGCTTTTGAAAGACGGCACATCAGAAGATGATGTAAAAGAAGGAGAAGACAGTGTTCAGCAGCTTACAGATAAATTTGTAGCTAAGATTGACAGTATCTTTGACGAAAAAGAGAAAGAGATTATGACTGTATAGTACTATTACAGGTAGTACTTTTTATCCTCTATATACTCTGCTACACTATCGTGCACCAGATATTTGATTGAGATATCGTTTTTGATGCAGTTTCTGATAAAAGTAGCTGAGATATCAATTAAAGGCGCTTCAACCATCCTGATTGCAGGATGGTTTTTTATTTCCTCTTTAGTTTTTTCAAGCTCTGTACCTGGTCTGGGGTATACTATTATCCCATAATGATTCAAAATCTCCTGATAGTTTTTCCATTTATGAAAATGGTTGAGATTATCGCTCCCTAGTATCAGACTAAAGTGATGGTTGGGGTATCGTTCCTTAAGATAAGTAAGTGTGTCTACCGTGTAACTGGGCTTAGGCATACTAAACTCTACATTAGAAGCTCTCAGCTCAAAGTTATCTTCAATAGCCAGTTCCACCATTTTAAGCCTGTCTACATCTGGTAAAAGTGATTTTGAACTTTTAAAAGGGTTCTGAGGGGAAACTACAAACCAGACCTGATCCAGTTCTGCATACCCTTTTACTGTATTTGCAATTATTAAATGCCCAATATGTATGGGATTAAACGACCCGAAGAAAAGCCCTACTTTCACCTGATATATTTAAAAGTGTGTGCCGAATTATTGTGGGCAGCTAATTTAGTTAGGGAAAAGGACTTGGTCAACCACATGTACATAACCGTTTTCCGCCTGACGATCTCCAAATATGATAGAAGCACTATCTATAGTCAGTTTACCATCTATTTTAATAACTTTTA
This window of the Porifericola rhodea genome carries:
- the secE gene encoding preprotein translocase subunit SecE → MNNLVEFVKASYDEMKNKVTWPNYSSLQRSSVLVLIASLIFALMIGLIDLGFENTMTWFYNAF
- the tuf gene encoding elongation factor Tu, which produces MAKATFDRSKPHLNIGTIGHVDHGKTTLTAAITKVLADKGLADLRDFATIDNAPEEKERGITINTAHVEYQTENRHYAHVDCPGHADYVKNMVTGAAQMDGAILVVAATDGPMPQTREHILLARQVGVPAIVVFMNKVDLVDDPELLELVEMEIRELLSFYEFPGDDIPVIQGSALGALNGEDKWVEKVMELMGAVDEYIPLPERLVDKDFLMPVEDVFSITGRGTVATGRIERGVINSGDPVDILGMGAENLKSTVTGVEMFRKILDRGEAGDNVGLLLRGIEKAQIKRGMVIAKPGTVTPHHKFKAEVYVLSKEEGGRHTPFFKKYRPQFYFRTTDVTGEISLPENVEMVMPGDNVSISVELISPIAMDKGLRFAIREGGRTVGAGQVTDIIE
- a CDS encoding M1 family metallopeptidase, producing the protein MLFLRAGLVAILLLNVACRVTELEALTDDSLPQDSTQILLAPSAPELMESPIPYRPSRTRTFDLLHTKLEVRPNIQAHTLDGTATLQLRPYFHEQKRLQLDAKGFKIHKLSLLVGDRQMPLRYDYDGKVLDIELDRTYTREEDLIVEINYTAHPDEVDAGGSEAITKDQGLYFIGTDSVQLAPKPIQVWTQGETQANSCWFPTIDAPNERTTQEMLITVDTSFQTLSNGNLISSQFNDDQTRTDYWKMDMPHAPYLFMMAIGDFAIVEDQWRDKSLSYYVEPEYQKYAKDIFGHTPEMLEYFSDILGVEYPWPKYAQVVVRDFVSGAMENTTASVFMEGLQVDRRELLDYDWDNIIAHELFHHWFGDLVTCESWANLPLNESFATYSEYLWRNYKDGEDEAAYTLWEQGQNYFTEAEEKKVDLIRFHYEDQEDMFDRHSYDKGSRILHMLRAYLGDEAFFVALQQYLEEHAFSSVEVHELRMAFEEVSGEDLNWFFNQWFLAAGHPELRITQQYDSGKLIVNVRQQQNLEEIPVYRLPTSIEVWTKGKSQRYPILIDEVDESYSFDISQKPELVIFDPESTLLAKIDYTKTDQEWIQQYKKSAHVIKRIEALDALARDSVSEATASLYLQALKDDFWMIRQIALNTLEVFPQYLSPADIQYVNKMTKEDSKSLVRADALSLLAGVDAEAYQSLFKESMQDSSYAVVGSAIAAYTTTSADDKLEVFSAYEAYSNFNVVIALADFYVENSIQERYSWFAEKFMQINDEALYYLLNYFARYLIDLQQDEQQRGIKLLAEYAKNHPKYYVRLNAYRSLSFFDEQESVQALQESIRNEEQDPRLKAMYESIP
- a CDS encoding acetyl-CoA carboxylase biotin carboxyl carrier protein subunit, which produces MSLKASINQQRKYEVDLKSEQTLIDNQHFSYKLTTLDEHRFHLLLEHRTYNVEVVKADYSRKDFLLKINGKQVSVHLQDRFDQLIEAMGMQEDESMADKEIHAPMPGLILQVHVQEGDEVAQGDPLLTLEAMKMENLLKSPSDGKVSRIEVKNGQGVEKSQLLIVLE
- the pyrH gene encoding UMP kinase; amino-acid sequence: MKYKRILLKLSGEALMGSQQYGIDSDRLQQYAEEIKRVKDAGVEVAIVIGGGNIFRGVQAEKSGMDRVQGDYMGMLATVINAMALQSALEKIGLYTRLMSGIKIEQVCEPFIRRRAVRHLEKGRVVIFGAGIGNPYFTTDSTASLRAIEIEADVVLKGTRVDGVYSADPEKDPNATRFSNITFSEVYQKGLNVMDMTAFTLCQENNLPIIVFDMNKPGNLYNLLSGKEVGTLIN
- the frr gene encoding ribosome recycling factor, yielding MTEEIQMYLDEAEENMQKAVSHVIGEFKKIRAGKAQPNMLDGLLVQYYGNNTPINQVASITTPDARTIMVKPWEKNMLGEIERAIINSDLGLNPQNDGEVVRLNIPPLTEDRRKGLVKQAKTEAENGKVSVRNIRKDANDSIKKLLKDGTSEDDVKEGEDSVQQLTDKFVAKIDSIFDEKEKEIMTV
- the nadD gene encoding nicotinate (nicotinamide) nucleotide adenylyltransferase — encoded protein: MKVGLFFGSFNPIHIGHLIIANTVKGYAELDQVWFVVSPQNPFKSSKSLLPDVDRLKMVELAIEDNFELRASNVEFSMPKPSYTVDTLTYLKERYPNHHFSLILGSDNLNHFHKWKNYQEILNHYGIIVYPRPGTELEKTKEEIKNHPAIRMVEAPLIDISATFIRNCIKNDISIKYLVHDSVAEYIEDKKYYL